CCAAAATATAAACTAGGCTAACATACTAACATAGCCTCAACCACAACCATATACACATTTAACCATCATTTCACTAGCAACTAAGTTAACATcttataaacaatataaacaaaagactccctaggtacatgccattacaaaatgaaatatcacCACACCTGAGCTCGAGATTTGTGATTTGATACTGAGTTGGCAATAATTCGAACAGTACCTAGCCTGCACACGGAAAACAAACCTgcacgctgagtaaaactcagtggtatttctataatctgaatatcataaacttgatataagtatttaaaatgcaaactgcaacaagtaagctatgttcatgtgtttcaattcaatagtATAATTTTTGCTCATTCCTTATTCATATCTATTAAGATTTTCacatgttcaaatatataagtatatatcaatggcatttcatttaacatttcaatacATCATCTCATGCAATGGCATGATTCATATCTTTGATCAATACTTGAATTCATTCAAGTTTCACATctcaattcatcatttcatatctcatttctcatctcataaccatttctcatcttttccattttagtatcaatcacataaattattattttactttccccTATTAACAAGACACGGACTCGGACTCAAAcgaatacacggatccaacgaacacaccagtttggcacccagtgcctcaacgaataaatccgaagtaataacTACGCCTAGCGTTATATAAaatgacacccagtgtctcatcagttaaactgaagcaaattggcacccagtgcctcatcaacTCAAGGTCGAATTAAtccttgaactcttcctatcctatggcatgccacctatatccgactcagcctgATGCAGTTATTAGGgattcatttcacttttcaatataaccaatgtctcaatttcatgaatatatatcatcacatataagcatatattcaatttgataataatcaaaattttctcaataaacatatattcataatcaatatatttcataatatacaaaatcaatccatttcatttcaattatgaatttaattcaatttccaagTATCAAAGCACTCACCTCAAATGCTTACCATAtgcaaaaaattatatatgcaataatctactatttaattcggattatagaaacagaAACCATGATTTCTGAGCTATTCGATGTCGATTTTATCATTCCCCTTTTTACTCGAGGATtccggtacgacgttagctatggaataaaacaattaaatcacattaatattacacatttcaacttcacattaaatttcaactttcacactatattttgcttatttttcaatttagtccctacatcGAGACTAGTTTTAACCTTCACttttcaattcatatttttatactaatttcactctagACCACATTTAGATTTCTAATACTAAAttaaatcccttaattttaaatttttcataatttagtccctattattcaaaatcaacaattaattccacaatttagtctttttctatttctaacttaaaatctatctatttaatccctaatacttaaattattcaacaatgtcaacatctaaaatcttgaaaaatactaaaaattacaatatgggTCGGGTAGCCTTAAGTACCAGGAttctaaaaatgtaaaaattacaagtatagggactaaattgcactaactAATTTGAGCTTGAACCTCAAACCCCCTTATGTCGTACGTTCAtgctatttctttctttctttcctttctttttgttttcttaatgtTTTCATATAATAGtaatgaaagaagaaaattttttgttttaatgcactattattattactaccTATATTCATTAAGttaacatattataatatatattatatatacatatcataaatattatttcattatgaCCGTCCACTTCAATTGAAGCAAAGGTATAATTCCTTCcttagtccctttaatttatttaatctataattcaacttttaactcttacgtgatttagtccatataccttaataactcctaatttcacaaaattcactaatcaaaaaattaattagctacccaactaacttcctaaatatttaattaaatatttatgagtccgatttacgaaaatagagtcctaaaaatatattttttgacacctccgactatcgggtcgttacataCTCTCTTTCGTGCACTTGGTCCGAACGAATATAGTAAAGTTTCTTTATGTTCCAATGCCAATGAAATTTAGGATAAATTGGAGGTCACTCATAAGGCTATCGATCAAGTCAAGAAATCAAAAGTGAGAATTCTCACACTCAACTATGAAACATTTAAGATGAAACCCGAGGAAGACATCAAGGCTTTGTTGGATCGATTTACAATTATCACTAATGGGCTCAAATCATATGGGAAGAATTATCCCAAtaaagaagttgtgagaaaaaTGCTTCAAAGCTTGCCTAAGGCATGGGAAGCTAAAGTGATCGCCATAAAAGAAGCAAAGAACTTGGAAACACTCTCTTTAGACGAGCTTATTGGTTTATTACTTACTCATGATATTAGAATTAAAGAAGGGgttaaagaagaaaagatagAGAAGAAGAAGGTTGGTATTGCCCTCAAGTCCAcaatagaaaaaggaaatttaaatgAAGATGTGGACAATGATGAAGTCATGAAGAGATGGCTATGTTTGCAAGAAGATTCAAGAGGTTTATGAGGtccaacaaaggaaaataattcCAAAAGAAGGAATGACTCAAAATTGAATCAACCAAGGAGGAAGATTTCATCATTTGTTATGGGTGCAAGAAACCGGGACACATCAAGTTTGATTATCCTTAATGGAAGAAGAAGGGATCTAGCAAACAAAAACACAAGGCCAATATTGCCACTGGAGTGATAAGGATTCATCcaacaaagaaaattaataagTATCCAACTTATGTCTCATGGCCATAAATGATTCTAGGGTAACTTCTAACTcatctatttcaaattcttatTCTTTTGATGAGTTGTAAAATGCCTATGATGAACTACGTTTGGAATTTGAAGTCATGAAttcaaaacataagaaaaatatttcaaaattgaaaatgaaaataacttgCTTTCCAAAACCAATCATGAACTTGAAGAGAAAGTAAGTAAAatgtaagaaattattaatgattttgaGAAGAAGAATTTAGACTTGCATAATTTACTCTCTAAAGTTCATGATGATCATGAAAAACAACTTTTCTAGAGTGAAAAGGCTCACATTAAcaaagtttttgaaaaagagaaaattctaaaataattgttaaaaataattttaatttctataaatatagatgtccccaaaatttttacaaaagaaaattattaaaattatatgggTCCCTAAAGGACTCATAACTTCTCAATATAGGAACTTGATTTCAAAATGGATGCctaaagggactaaaattatAGGAACTAATGCTTATGGACCCAAAAGAATTTGGGTACCAAAAATCAAAGTTCAATTCTATGTTTGTAGGAGAAGGAGCATTGCTTTGAGGTGACCATTTAATGAAAAACTTATGGTACCTTGATAGCGGATACTCAAGACACATGACCGGAGACAAAAGTTACTTTATCAATTTGAAGCCAAAAAGTGTAAGAGAATTTACATTCGGTGACAACTCCATAAGAAAAATCTAATGAATAGACTCTATTGGTAAAAATTCTTCAATTATGATTAAGAATGTCTTATATGTCGACGGTCTTAAGCATAATCTTCTAAGTATTAGTCAATTATGTAATAAAggtttcaatttcatatttgagtTTAAAGGTTGTAAAGTTATTAACATTAGTTCTAATAAGATTGTGCTTGTAGGACATAggatagaaaatatatatatggtgcaTTTAGATGATTTGCATGCTTCTAACATATGCCTTGttgctaaaaatgaaaatggttcTTTATTATGTCATAGAAAACTAGAAAATGCTAGCATGAGCATATTGCATAAACTAGTTAAAAATGACTTAGTAAGAGGATTAcgtaaaattgattttgatataGATAAAGTTTGTGATGCATGTGTTAAGGGTAAACATAAAAGAGTTTCCTTTAAACCTATTAATGATGTATCAACTAGTAGAGTTCTTCAACTAATACACATAGACTTGTTTGGTCCAACTAGGACAACTAACTTGGGTGGAAAATTATATGCTTTTGTGCTTGTTGATGACTATTCTAGATTTACTTGGGTTCTTTTCTTAAATACTAAAGATGAAGCTTTAGAAGAATTcatcacattttcaaaaatgaaccaaaaatgaaaaaggttatTCTATCACTAGTGTTAGAAGTGATCATGGAACCGAATTTCAAAAtcttggttttgaaaatttttgcaacTCAAATGGAATTAGCCATAATTTCTCTACACCtagaacccctcaacaaaatggagttgttgagaggaaaaatagaacTTTAGAAGGAATGGCTAGATCTATGCTTTGTGAaacaatttaccaaaatatttttgggcGAAAGCCACAAACACTGCTTGATATGTTGTTAATAAAGTGATGATTAGGcctgttttaaataaaaagccTAACATTAGCTATTTTCATTCATTTGGAtgcaaatgttttgttttaaacaatGACAAAAATAATCTTGGTAAATTTGATGCAAAAAGTTATGAATGAATTTTTCTTGATTATTCTTTAAGTTCTAGAACTTATCGAGCCTTTAACAAAAGAACTTTAGTAATAGAAAAGTCTatacatgttattttttatgattctaATCCTCCTCCTAGAAAGGATTCTTGTGTTGATGTTGATGAtgcagaatttttttaataacaattataaaGAGGTTCAATCATCAAAAGacaaaattcaagaacaaaCATAAGATGCTCTAGAATAACTTTCAATTGAGGAAAGGGAAATCACTCATCCAAAAAAGTTCAACTATGTGAAGGATGATATGATTTTGGGATATCCATCCCAAGGGGTAATGTAAATATGTTGCATTTATCTCATGCATTGagcctaaaaatatcaaagaagcATTAAATGATGAACATTGGATATTGGCTATGCAAGAagagttaaatcaatttgagaGAAGTAAAGTATGGATCCTAGTTGATAGACCTAGTGATAAATCTACTATAGGTACTAAATGGATTTTTAGGAACAAGCTAGATAAAAGTGGCAACATAGTGAGGAACAAGGTTAGACTTGTTGCTCAAGGTTACACTCAAGAGGAAGGAATAGATTATGATGAAACTTATGCTCCCATAGCCAGGATGGAAGCCATTAGAATTCTTTTAGCTTTTGCATGCTTTaatgatttcaaattatatcaaatgaatctaaaaagtgtttttctaaatgattttataaatgaagaattgtatgttgaacaaccacctagttttgaaaatcaaaaaattccaaaccatgttttcaaactttcaaaagcTTTATATGGTTTGAAACAAGCTCCTAGAGCTTGGTCTGAAAgattatcaaattttcttattgaaaaagACTTTTTTAAAGGGAATATTGACAcaacactttttattaaaagaaaagataaatatttattagtagttcatgtaacaccccttacccgagaccgttgccggagttgagcatggggcgttacttgacttaacttattagttcggggcataaaaatttgcttttaaaatttatttcactgttcaccataatgctgggcacctgcgcagcagtcactaatttaactataactTTAGTTAAGAAACccgaaatttagatccgtaaatttttgctaaaactagactcatatattatcttatcataaaattttcataatttttggtttagccaattagtacagtttattcattaaattctcTCATGTTTCACTGCCTGACGGTTctgacctttattcactaaaaataaattttctcattgtatgattttcatatggtgttctcacttgtttctaaagaaaatagactcattaaggaatctataaatataacttataactcataattattattttaaattttttaatgattttctaaattcagaacaggAGACTCCAAAAActattctgaccctgtctaaccaaaattcaaatatctcggaatataaaattcctttacccacaccgttatttttctatgaaaatagactcgataagatttaattctatatatcattcactctctaattcattttatactatccttggtgatttttcaaattcatgtcACTACTGTTGTCCCAAAActatttcattgcaaatttttactctttcatattttctaggtataaactatcacctaggcattcataacaccacacatattcttaattagccatttcaatagctaaccattagccatatcatataaacacactcaaaatgactaagtctctatacatgccatagctttacaagtttcgaaatcacataataccgagatgtctgtagatagtgtgagacgaacttcgacgtccttgtgatcctcgaactgacttgacgatactataaaaataaggaaaataaagaaagtaagcataaagcttagtaagtttacaagtaaataaataacaacatttatcataaataatcatactcataaattttatcaaacattagaatctttactcacttctttacttactcacttacttgtttacttacttgcttgcttaaataactcatgattataacttactcctcccttgctgaaatttctttctcaactgataactgagatattctcaattcttataactcacctgaatttattattaagcTTTTATctaaactttcatgtaacatggtcTACTTACTAGCctgttgaatcacttggaatactaaggatactcgggtctcttgtctgataatacatgccaaagctatgtcccagacttagtcttacatgagatgttttctgtactgccaatgccatatcccagatatggtcttacatgggagttctcatatcggtgcccatgccatgtcccagacatggtcttacgggggacctctcatctcggtgccaacgccatgtccagacatggtcttacatgggacctctcataatctcaatgatgccaatgccatgtcccaaacatggtcttacatgggatctctttacccaaatatcatcacatttgtatccgatacattcctaatgtttcaacggtactttttaatactaattctctatcatctcatacttgagtcaacattaaataatttaataaaataaatacataattgctggaaaatagcagcattaataataattattgaaatattgtatttacttaccgtaaacttaccttggTACAAAATATGGtcaaatctatcaacttagtcttcaacatttttctttcctcggtctaactccagatttcgttcttcttgatctataagagcaaatttattttatttaatactcacattcatcaaaacaatccttgactcgaactttggaaaaattacaattttgcccctaaacttttacataattacactttttccccaaagctcagaaattaaacttcatcccttattcttatgttttatgacattctgaacatttttcccttctatggcaacatcaaattcacactctaacacttacttatgaacattaggtatttttaccgattatgtcgttttactcgttttcacttaaaatcgcttagcaaaagttgtttaacataattccaagcttcatattctaccacaaaacatcaaaataaacacatttcacctatgggtatttttccaaatatgaaccctaggttaaattattgctagaataagctaaatcaagttactaggGCTTAAAAAacgtaaataacattaaaaatggggcttggaatcacttattatggagcttggaagctttaaaaccctaactatggcttccccccttactaatttcggccaaatgaagaagatgaccaCAATTTgccattttttcccttttaattcattttaattattaaattaccaaaatgcccctaacttaaaaatttcctatttcactcatctcatgtccatttttttccataacttaaccaatggtctaattaccatataaagacctccaatttaaaatttcataacaattggacacctctaacatgtagaactcaacttttgcactttttacaatttaattcttttgactaaattgagtgcccaaacgtcgaaattttcacgaaatcattccgtgaaattttaggccataaaaatatagtaaaaacaaatttttcctcatcagatttgtggtcctgaaaccactttCCGACTAGGcacaaaatcgggatgttacagttCAAATTTATActgattatattatttttagttctaCTAATGATCTTCTTTGTCAAGAATTTTTTAAGCTAATGCAAGGTGAGTTTGAGATGAGCATGATGGGAgaactaaatttctttttggggCTCCAAATCAAGCAAAGAAAGGATGGCATCTTCATTAATCAAGCTAAGTACACCAAGGAAATGCTCAAGAAGTTTGGGATGGACACTCTCAAACCACAAGCTACTCCTATGAGCCTTTCTATAAAGCTTGATAGAGATGAGGAAGGTAAATTGACTAATCTTGTATATGTTACATGTTTTCCTATATGTAAATTTACTTATCTTATAAGACTTGTGATGTGTATAGGCAATTAAATGAACTCATGACattgattatgatttttattgtgAAAGGTTTAAGTTAAGTTATTTACAGTAAGTTAAAGTTTACGTtcaatatgaacttactaagctttacacAAGAGCTTAcctcattttgatttttcttcctTGTAAATCATCGGATACGAGCTGTCGATTGGATTGCTTTTGGAGATCACATTATCCGGCAACTTAAGCGGTAACTAATTGTTCCCTTTGGTCTGGTTATAAGCATTATGGATATGTATTGTGTCAATTGAAGTATGAGATGTATATATTGATGTAAATCTCAATTAGTATTTTGGTTGATTGTGGTGTGTGATAGCAATGGtatgtttttggttttaaaatgcATTTTGAATGGTTGATTTGGTACAAATGCTTAGGCAGCTTGGTAAACCTTGGTTGATGATTTTGGTCATAATAAATGAGGTATATTTGATAGTTGAATAAGTGTTTAATATTTTGGCACCAGTAGCTTGCTAAACCTTGGTTGATGATTTTGGTCATAATAAATGAggtatatttgatattttggtcAACACACAAACAAGTTCACCTAGCGTGTTTGTGGTTGAAACATTGTCGATTAAGTTAGGTTTTGTCCTCATCAACTGCTATACGTGGCAAAATGTGATCCTTGAATTGGATTGTTCAAAAGCCATTAGCATAATTCATGGGAAGCTCGGTATGACTTAGAATGTTTCCATGATTATTGATGACATCTTGTCATGCACTTTTAATATAGGATCTATATGTTTTAGACATGTCCTTAAAATTAGAAATCATGTTGCAAAACTAGATAACCAAGAGCACAATAAAAGGCTCTTGCCCACCCTTTAGGCAATACTTTAAGGGTTTGGTTTGTTGGGGAATAGCGTGATTCATTCCTCATAGActtgtaaaaactatataaagtaaaacaactaattaactaaaaaaaacctcaaaaaaGACTACtatttatctaaaaaaaaaagggaaaaaacaCTAACATTAAAGAGAATTTTTCCTACTAAAATTATTCCTTCCATAAATGTTTAGCCAAACGAATAAGTGATTGTAATTTgtaattatgaaatatgtgtaacaaataaaaattgtttgataaaattttgaatttttcttactatttaaattttgaaaataaaattttattatttaatattttagatgtGAAtgttaatcattttaaattttcactttaataaaattttgagggaaattttttaagaagagaaagaaagaaatgggtAGATAATCACTTAATGCTAATAATGttaaattgagtttattttaaaatatatattttaaattaagtatctctttttaatgaaagttaaatatttaaattatcatatttaatttttatttaaaactatccaaatatatatataatattatattaataagattacattaagaaataaataattttaaacatcaatatttattttttaaacaacataattataattagaaACTCTACCATACATGTATGTGGAAACCACATATTTAGAATACAAATGTATGCTTAAAATAACAtgcaataaataatgaaatatattctttgaaactaattaataattacatatatacgatattaaaataaaaaaattagattaaattgtaagtaaaacGATATGTAAACACacaaatacatcatattaaaaatactaaatgaatacaaatatttatcaTAGTGTTGTCATCAATACTAAGTAGTCAAGTTAATTTGTGTCACAATCTCATTTAACAACAtcattaatttatacaattgaTAGAGGTAATAAAGtgtacataataatattaaagtgtgataataataataataaaagtaaagttttggttgaatggtaaatttaaaatttttcaatgtatTGACATGAGTTCAAGTCCCTTTagatgcatattttattatttttaaactaaaagactaaattacctttgataatattacttattttaaatatgaaatgtcatttttataatttttttaactcgtgacaccaactcaatcaaaatttttattaatagtataactTTTAGGCTTAAATGGTAAAAAGCCCACAAAAAATAAATGCATgatctattttcaaatttagttgTCACATTTATTTCTACGTTAACTACCACTTCAGTTTGTCACCGCTTAGGGATTTCAactggaaacataatttttgattAAGGGCTCATTTAGGTGAGctcaattaaaaattcatcTGTTTTATGAAGAATTCTTTTTATCATTGAAgtcaagatttaattttttttaacatttaattgttttcaatttatcaaaccaCCCAAAGATTTGTaatttgtatatgttttatatatattggaGCAAAACCAGTGAAAAATAAAACCTTTATATCGGCTAAAGGCTTCAATTGAAATAAACCTTTTATGAATTGCTTGTATAAACATCCAACTTAGGTGTCATGTGACACATCAACATTCCTCTAACTttatattacaaattaaatgatatatatgaaaagacttatttaaaaactttaattttaacttttatataagtAACTCCTAAAAGATTAACTGCAATCTGAtctttaaaaatcatcaaagaagagttttttcaaaaatcgaGTGATTAACGCAAAcgtgttttaaataatatatatatatataaaagaaaaaaaagttagaacCAAGTCAATTActtatcattaataaaattgatgaatttCTACCAATTCAAAATTATCTCGAACATCCATCCTAATTTAGTACACTTAGGCAATAATAACAGCTCCTTGGTTGTATTTGTATACATGTTTTTGGACGTTTGATTCagaatgtataaaaataatatatgatttcttattggtccctaaatttttattccATTAATCAAGTTGGTCTCTCTACATTAACACTATTAATTTATATTGACATGACATTTCTAACCAATTTGATAGTGCCACATGGTATACCTCTCAAAACATCATGTGgcatacataatttatatacttacatttatattttttaacttatgtTACTAAAGACCAATTAGGTTCAAATGAACAAGTTCAtggatcaaattatattttaacccaatacataaatgtgtatatagttatttaatttgagaaattttataagttttaaattttaataaatatttgtaaattttaattcgtttttaaatattgaatgtttgaggAGGACCTCTGCTCATAttgagaaattttataattttgactCGAAAAtctttttgagaaaataaagtttgatataagataatgaattttattttataaaatcataagtCAATCCTCAAACGAAAAATGCAAACATAGTAACGTGTTATTAATTTGATGTACTCTTCCAAGTACTAATCAATACCATCAAAAGATGCAGAAAGTAAAACCTATCTTCTTTTGACATATTAACATGGTGCTTTAGTACAAAGCGCAAGAAAAACGACTTGTATTCATCACAAACTTCATCTTCCAAggcaaaagagaaaaagataaaaaagaaaaatgatatcAGATTAGCAAACCTCCGCTGCTACTGCTTTCAGCTTTAGCATGATCTAGTCAcgcctcttcttcttcttctcgcTCTTCTCAGCTGAATTTTTCAACTGAAACAAGTAGGTTCAATGTTAGTTCATATGCATCAGAATGATgggtaatatgtataaattaagTTACTAAAGATATTACAAAGAAAGGTTGGTCATTGACTCACCATAATTATCAGAATGCGGACGAATACGGCAACAAAGTCGGTGAAAAGGGTAAGGGCATGCTTAACATAGTCCAGGTCACCCAAGTGTGCCTTTTCAATTATGTCTTGAGTATCCACTACCATGTAGCCCACAAACACCAAAAGCCCGAAGTAGATCTGTAAGAGCAATCAATTGAGCCACAGGAATGTCAGTCAAAACCAATAGCAGCTTTTCACGATCTACAACAACACAACCTTTGGAATTACTATTCACTCACCTCAAACATAAAGAAGGCTGCGCTACCACCAAAGATAGAGGAAGCAAGATGCAACCACAGAAGCATGGACACAGCAGATGAAAGCAAGCCACCAAGGTAAAGGTACTCTCTGCGCTTTGCTAACATTGCAGCTCCTGAAAAACATGCAAAGGCTATTGCAGTTCCCACAAATGCAGCTACCAAAACACTGTCATGATGCAGAGAAAAAAACACAGTAAGCATAATTCATTCTGTTTATTTATTGAAGATGtagaaaggaagaaaac
The Gossypium raimondii isolate GPD5lz chromosome 8, ASM2569854v1, whole genome shotgun sequence DNA segment above includes these coding regions:
- the LOC105792015 gene encoding bax inhibitor 1, translated to MEAFFESRSRSNWSYDTLKNFRQISPVVQSHLKRVYLTLCCALVASAFGAYLHILWNIGGYLTSFACFGTMIWLLSIPPYQEQRRVSLLMASAVFEGASVGPLIDLAIQIDPSVLVAAFVGTAIAFACFSGAAMLAKRREYLYLGGLLSSAVSMLLWLHLASSIFGGSAAFFMFEIYFGLLVFVGYMVVDTQDIIEKAHLGDLDYVKHALTLFTDFVAVFVRILIIMLKNSAEKSEKKKKRRD